Proteins co-encoded in one Jeotgalibacillus malaysiensis genomic window:
- a CDS encoding GntR family transcriptional regulator has product MAFKQVQTKKISEVIREQLEEMIRRGDFKPGERLDSVEKLAKEFNVSRSAVREALSALRAVGLITIRQGEGTFINKFDFSELIAPVAETFISKQEMLELFEVRKILEAGAAKLAAENRTDEQLAEMKNALVEMDAAEGNQDLGEKADVKFHLAIAESSGNNLLKDMMHQMAETLGKTMYESRRIALFADQEQFHRLQVEHKAIFEAVSSRDGEEAERAMLEHLRNVEQTLIDFHEEQ; this is encoded by the coding sequence ATGGCGTTTAAGCAGGTACAGACTAAAAAGATATCAGAGGTCATCCGCGAACAGCTCGAGGAAATGATCCGAAGAGGGGATTTCAAACCGGGGGAGAGGCTCGATTCTGTTGAAAAGCTGGCAAAGGAATTCAACGTCAGCCGTTCGGCGGTTCGTGAAGCACTCAGCGCACTGCGCGCAGTCGGACTCATCACGATCCGCCAGGGTGAAGGCACATTTATTAATAAATTCGACTTTTCTGAGCTGATTGCACCGGTTGCAGAAACATTTATTTCAAAGCAGGAGATGCTTGAACTGTTTGAAGTGCGAAAAATTCTTGAGGCAGGTGCTGCAAAGCTTGCCGCTGAAAACCGGACGGATGAACAGTTAGCTGAAATGAAAAACGCACTTGTAGAAATGGATGCAGCAGAAGGCAACCAGGATCTCGGTGAAAAAGCCGATGTGAAATTTCACCTGGCGATCGCTGAGAGTTCAGGAAATAACCTTTTAAAAGATATGATGCATCAGATGGCTGAGACGCTTGGGAAGACGATGTATGAAAGCAGAAGGATTGCGTTGTTTGCTGATCAGGAGCAGTTCCACAGGCTGCAGGTAGAGCACAAGGCGATTTTTGAAGCAGTGAGCAGCCGTGATGGTGAAGAGGCTGAGCGTGCGATGCTTGAGCATTTGAGAAATGTGGAGCAGACGCTGATTGATTTTCATGAAGAACAGTAG